In the genome of Brachypodium distachyon strain Bd21 chromosome 3, Brachypodium_distachyon_v3.0, whole genome shotgun sequence, the window TGAACCCCCTCCATCCAAATGAGAAGATACTACATCCCTCtagaagataaaaaaaagtgatgtTGTATCAATACAGACTGTTACATTGAAAAAACAATAAGTCTTAAATACAAGTATCGATGTAAGAGTTGCAAATCTGTTGCTCcattattatggatcggagggagtagtacaattAACACAAGAAGAGAATAGTTGTACATAAGCGGCAGATGTATCATAACTACTAACTGTACAAAGGCAACGGAATTTTTAACAGAAGTTACAGAACTCACGTTGTACTTCAAAATGTAGAATGATGTATCACTTGCAACAGTCACTAAATCACCACTGTCAGCCCAGTAGAGATTCTACAACGAAAAGAACAGATCTTTTTAGTGGCATAAATTTCCAAatgacaaggaaaggaagTTTGATTCATGAAGCAACACAATTAACTCACTTTCACATTGACATCGATTCGACGTATCAACCTGCAATCTGCCCAGTCGTAAAAGCAGATGAAGTCATTTGTACACATAGCCAGTAATACTCCACCAAATACACGTTCTACGGAGAATGTTGGCCTTATACTTTTCCTCTCCTGAAATTGTTAGCTCTATGTTTCAGGAATTGTAGTAAAGAAGATTGATATACGGAATTAGATATTCAAGCATTAAATTCGTCTTCTACtaatattacacgtatctagacactttttaggaatagatacatccattttttgataaatttgagacaagaattatggaacggagggaatacattGACTATTAAAAGCTCAAGGTCACAGTCTGATCctgaagcagcagcacaaATACTTGTGTGTGTTCCTATATTTACTTTGCGCTTTACATAAGAAAATTTCCCTCTTTGTTTCATAGCATAAGGCCGCTTCCAGGATGAGAAAAAATGACCTGTCTACAGCCACTAATACGTATTCCATCAATTTCTTTCAGTAGTTGGGCAAACAGGTCTTGTATTATGACATCGAAGAAATAAGGACAAACTGACAAATAAATTGCAGGAAATCTGGTTTCATGTATGAAGATTATTGCAGCACAGGGAATGAAATGCGTATGAACAAGCCATTACTGCTATTGTCATAGATGTTCGTCAAAGAAAGAACCATACTTCTGCATAAATATAACTAAACAAACCATTAGTTGGGAAAATCAAAGATGTACTATATTGAATACAAACCTGGAAATTTTTACTGTATATCTTTATCCTTGATGTGCTTTCTCTGATTGCGTATTCACCGTCAGACGACCAAACAAATTCAAGAGCAGACCCAAAAGATCTATTCCTCCATGCTAGTGCGGTATAAATTATGTATTCTCCATCTCCACATACAACAACAAATCTCCCATTCGGATTGTGCCTTAAGCTCTGAAATGAAGATCAATATTAGTAACTTCCAGATAAAAACTAGAACAAAGAACATGCAAAAGCTTAAAAAAATGGGTTCATTGATTCCAGTTCAGTATGAAAATTAATTACTGTTAATTCAATGTTGCACAGAAGAATCTAGTAGCAGTCACAACATCCTCAGGTGCATTTTTCTTAATCCAACAAgtgaaattcaaaatgaagactTAATTCCATATTGCATTGTTCAAAAGTACACTTCAATTCAGTATTTGAGCTTAAAATCCATACATAAAAGTTGGTTACACCAAAATAACTCATTAGCCCTGCACGttttaaaacaaaatgaaaatattttaCCATGTATGACgaaatgtttttattttattttaaaatgtGCAGGGTTAATGAGTTATTTTGGTGCATCATGAAAGGTTATATTGcacagaaaaggaaagaactcGATCAGAAACTTCAGACACATCAGCAAGAATCTAGTTGACTAATGTTGAAGACCATCACTACGCAAATGATGCATTCATTATGATATTTCAATATCAAATATAAGCCTACTTGTGGGTAAAGATCACAGCTTCCCAACTCCTTCACAGCCAATGGTAATCGCTCACCATCTGCAATCTGACAAATGAAATAGGTTAAAGAGCATACATAAAGCTTATAACAAACTTAACAAGTTTTCAACACATTAGCCCGGTGAACCAGGAGAAACCTCGTTGCCTGCCCCAACAGTCTTGATATTAACAGTTTGAATTTCATTGTGTTTCGCCCATATGATTTTTCCACTGTTATCCATGCTAGCAACCGGTACTTCACGCCCGATTTTTATCATAATTGTCCCCTCATCGTAACCAATCACAATTCTACAAAATTAAGACATCCTGTATTGTATTACTAACTTGACTTGCAAGGAAAGAAAAGTCAATGAAAGCAAAAAACATGTTTGAGTAAAGAGCAAATTCTGGAACAAACTAGCAGAGTGCTCGTGCTTTGCTACGGAATTgtcaagaaaggaaaaattaCAGCTAAAAACAACATCTAGCTAGATGGTCCAATGCCATTAAAACTTGATGATAGGCTTTGCTGGATTTGAACTATGAACCCCAACTCGTAGAGATTGGAAAGCAGAGGTAGTGGTAGGAGACTGGAGAAGAGAGGGTTATGGCTTGCTGCTCCAACTCGCGGGTTTGTATAGTCTTAGAGTGATAAGAGAAGGGTTGAAAAGAAGTGAACGGACGACCACAAACTCTAAACTTTATATAAAATTAGGAAAGATAGTGTAGCACAAAAACAATGCTGTTGTCAGTTTACACACCATAAGAAATTGGCACATAGAATAAATGCATCAAAATACTTATTTCCTCCTGATGGTTGAGAAATACATGTGCAAACAAAGATGTATGGAGTGCAGTCAGCTTGTTAGCGCGTGGGTAGCTTCGATGGCAGACAAGAAGAAATATACATCAGTGGCACGGCCCTTCACATTGGTCATACCACCTTAGCATTCAAATAACGCAAGTGTTAAATATTCCTTACCTTCTTGATCCCTTCATGTATCCTAAAGCCCAAACTCGCTCAAGGCCATAGTTAAGAGTGTTCTCAAGTCTGTAAATGCATCAAGCAAAGTGTTATTCACTTATTCTATAAGAACAGAAAGAATTAAACTCGAGAGAGAAACAGAATATTTATGGATATAACATTGTGGCAAATGTTAACGGCCAACTAGGCAGCCGCATATACAGTAACCTATTTCAAAAGATTATATGAGAACTCAAGAGATATCTTTCCTAATTACACCAACTCTGCAATATTAATAGCTACAAGAACTTCTCTTGTTTCAACGCCTCCCATTAATAGGAGTTGATCACATCCATAATTGTCAATAGCTATATGGTAGTCTAGTCACATATTTCAGATAGTTTAACAATCAACCGTAGTTACCAGAGCTGGCACCAATCCATACAGGTTTAATATCAAAATATTTCGTTTCGTGATCCCTACGTCGAGTTGTAAAATTTCTATCTGAGCTATCTACTGCAGGTACTAAAGAACGACTGAGCCCTATTGCAAAGCATACACTGTAGGAGTAAGTGTGTAACCCTTTCACTCAACACCCAAATCTACAACTAAAGCATGAAAGACTAGATTTAtactaaatccccgacacttattatggatcggagggagtactaaatttcacacacacacaaaaacgTGTGGATGAAAAGTAGAAACTGAAACCAGTCATATCAGCACGGGATGTGAATGTATAGATGTTCGTTTAATCATCAGATTTTCTAACAACACACTATTAGTACAGGGGAGAAAACCAATACCTGTAGGTAGTAGAGTGCCACAAGCGAACCGTACCATCCTCTGAACCAGTAATTATTATAGGTAATTCTGGATGGAAACATACAGCTGAGACATTGTGTGCATGTCCTTCAAGTGTTTGAACACAGCTCTTTGTTTGGTAGTCCCAAACCTGATCCAACCAATTGTGTCATAAGCAGGGCCAATGCCCAACATGCTCAAAATAGCACAAATTAATACAGATGCCACACCTTTGCAGTCTGATCATCAGAGCCAGTAATTAAAAATGGGCGATCACCACCAGTGAAGTAATCAAGACAGTTCACGCCTTTTGAATGGCCATCTAACGTGAAGTTGGGATCAGGAGAACCAATACTCCATATCTGAAATTAAATATTAGAATATCACTGTCAGGCACAGACCACCATACACAACAGGGCACAATTTTCACCAGCacctttttgagaaaaaaaatacagaccTTTATTGTGCGATCAAGAGATGCACTAGCAAAAGTATTGGTATCCTTTGGGTTAAATGTGACTTGCATCACATAATGAGAATGCCCCTCAAATACGTGAGTGCACGCCCAACCCTTATCCCAATCCCAAAGCTTGATCAGCATGTCATCAGatgatgacaacacaaaagGCTGGGTTGGATGAACAGCCACACACCTGATGTAATCGGTATGAGCTTCAAATACCTTGACCTTATCCATTGTATTGTAATTGTACACACGGATATGCATATCATCAGCACCAGCAACCACCCATTGCTTTCGTGCAATAAATTTAGCCGAACGAACTGTAATTGGCATAATATATTAACATGATGGTATACAAGGGAAGAGAAGTAAGCAATTATGTTGGAAAGCATACCTGGTAAATCTGTGACTTCAAATGATTTCACCATTGTCTGGGGATAAATGAATATATTTTCATCAGTAAGTTTTAAAAACAACTATATAAATTCATTTATCTCGGTTATGATAAAACGGATAGTTGTATttactatttttattttccacCTCCTCTGTTCCCTTAGAAATTATGGAACCACTGTACTATCTTTTCTGCCATCTACTAATGGGGTTTACTCGTGAGGTTTTACTTTTCTCATATCTAATTAGTCACAAACCATTTACAGGTCCCACTTATATATTGACTAGTTGTCTGCCTGTGCTTTGCAACGGAATCACCAAGACAAGAAAAATTACAGCTAAAAACAACATGATAGTCAGGCTATGAACCAATGCCATAAAGGCTGATGACAAGCTTTGCTGGATTTGAAGTACGAACCCAAACTCATGGAGATTGAAGTGGAGACGAGAGGCAGAGACTATGCAATGGAAGGTTATGGCTTGATGTTCCAACTCATGGTTTGCACCCTCTACTTGTCAGACATGAGAAGAGAAGGGTTGGGAAGAAGTGAACGGAcaaccaccaactccaaagttTATAAGTAGGAAAGAATACTAAACACTCATCCATCACAATAACTTTGTGGAAGGTCCCAATTACTTTTGTCTTCGACAGCACATTTTTTGGAAGTGCCATTAAAGCCTTTCTCTCTGGGGTTTATGTAATCACTAATCTGGAAATTTCAGATCAAATTCACCATGATATACACCCTAAGATGCATCCCAGAGAACGCACCCCTTAAATCTAAATGCAGCTATTTACAGCAAATTCAAATCATCTTTATTTCTACATATGtataaaaatattatttcAATGCAAAAGCAATACGCAAGGTACAAGTAACACCATCATCAGTTGATCATTGTTTAAGGGACTATAATCTTCATCCAGTTTAGTTAAGAAATTACAAAGGCAAGCTAGTGTGAGCCTACCTGCGTCTGGTAGTTCCAGATGCAGACACTCCCCGAGTAGAGACTTGACAAAATCCTGTATCACACAAGAGAGTCATGCAAATAACCGTCGAAGAAGTGTCGATAGCTGGCACATCAATGTTGTacccaaaataaaaaatcatgttcATGTCACGCAGACTGCCCACTCACCATGGCTCTGTCGGATGCAGATCCACAGACTTGACCCGCTCCGACCTCTGCGCGAGCTTCCTCTGatccaaccaaacacaagaCCAACATAAGCGACGCCACACCAAACATTTACCGAGTTGATCCTATAGCACGAGGCATCAAGATTACCTTGATATCCAACCGGAGCGGCTGCCACATCATGGCCATCACCCAAAGACAAGGACACGAAAAAAATGGAAATCACGTCAGTAGATGCACCAAAACCCCAGATCCACTGGGAATTCGACGGGTCTCGCGGCGGATCTCGCCACGGCGAGGCATAGCCGGCGCGCGATACGAACTTCCCGAGCGACGGTTTGGCCTCGCCATCGCGTGATCTCGGATCGCATTCGCGTCTAAGCGGCGAGAAACGCAGGGAGGAAGCGGGGCTGCCGGGAGGGCGGGAGAGAAGCACGTACCATTGTGACGCCCGCGACGGCTAGGGCCGCGacgcggcgagggaggcgcgcggggacggacGGGAACCTCGGGGTTCGAGGTTCCTAGGGTTTGTGGGGCGCGGGAGCGGGAGAGGCGGAGCCGCGCTGGGTGGCCTCTCTCGCCGGGCAGGGAGGGGAAGGAAGGGCGCGACAGGGAGGAGAAGAATTTGCGAATGGAGGGGCAGGAAGTGGGCGATGGCCGATGGCAGAAACGGGTAAACGGGTCTTGGTCGCTGGGGAGGGAGGTTGATTGGATCTGAAGGTTGTGTGCTGTGCTGCCTTTCCGATGTTGACTTCTCGTGCTGACGTTGTAGCTAAGCAACACTATAtatcgaaaaaaaaacactatatCGAAGTTCGTTTGTTTTTGATACCATACCAAGGgattatgttttttcttaggCTGGATCAAAATTAAATTACTACAGAGCAGTAGAGgtagagattttttttgatgGAAAAACGGTAAGGAGACCCTTCTCATCCTGTTTAGTTCAATCAAattaactaaaattttaaagtCACGCCACATTTTGAAATACACCATTTCTGAGGTTTATTCAACAAGCACATTCTACAACATACTAATTTTGAAGTGGTCGTCCGGTTAGTATTCCTGCTATCTAGCATGTGTTAATCTGACATAATTAAATCATGACAAGACATAACCTAAAAAGAGGAAAATTCAAAAATCTGGAGACTGTGTTTTTTGCACTGAAAAAGAAATTCTACAGCATCTTCTCTTTGGCCGTGTGATTGCAATGTCAGTGCGGGTATTCTTGTCTAccttttttcttcagaaagaTATAGTCGTTGGTATTGTTTTCCATATCTACCGGGTGGGTTGCTTCTAAAAATCATGCAGGCATAAATTATGTTTGCGCGACTGTTCTCTTAAGTTCACGAAACATTCACAACAATATGAATTTTGGTCATCCCCTTTGTCTGATATTAAGCGTGTCTTAAAAACAGTTAAGGAATGGACTCTTCTTTACAAAGAGCCGACAACGAATCTGATAaatattgcatgcatgcaggtttACAATATTCTGAAAGCTCCACATCTCCTGCCTACGGCAGCTGCTTTATGTGTGGCTATGGAGCATTAGAGCTTCTTTGATCATTGCAAAGCGCCGTTAATTCCAATGATTTATGAGTATATATTTTATTGAAAAAATTTCACAAGCAAGTAA includes:
- the LOC100837884 gene encoding coatomer subunit beta'-2 → MAMMWQPLRLDIKRKLAQRSERVKSVDLHPTEPWILSSLYSGSVCIWNYQTQTMVKSFEVTDLPVRSAKFIARKQWVVAGADDMHIRVYNYNTMDKVKVFEAHTDYIRCVAVHPTQPFVLSSSDDMLIKLWDWDKGWACTHVFEGHSHYVMQVTFNPKDTNTFASASLDRTIKIWSIGSPDPNFTLDGHSKGVNCLDYFTGGDRPFLITGSDDQTAKVWDYQTKSCVQTLEGHAHNVSAVCFHPELPIIITGSEDGTVRLWHSTTYRLENTLNYGLERVWALGYMKGSRRIVIGYDEGTIMIKIGREVPVASMDNSGKIIWAKHNEIQTVNIKTVGAGNEIADGERLPLAVKELGSCDLYPQSLRHNPNGRFVVVCGDGEYIIYTALAWRNRSFGSALEFVWSSDGEYAIRESTSRIKIYSKNFQERKSIRPTFSVERVFGGVLLAMCTNDFICFYDWADCRLIRRIDVNVKNLYWADSGDLVTVASDTSFYILKYNRDVVSSHLDGGGSVGEEGVEDAFELLHEINERIRTGLWVGDCFIYNNSSSRLNYCVGGEVTTLFHLDRPMYLLGYLANQSRVYLIDKQFNVVGYTLLLSLIEYKTLVLRGDFDRANEVLPSIPKEQYDSVAHFLESRGMLEEALEIATDLNYRFDLAVQLGRVDDAKAIALEVQSESKWKQLGELAISTGKLEMAEECLQHAMDLSGLLLLYSSTGDAEGITKLASMAKEQGKNNVAFLCLFMLGKLEECLQLLIESNRIPEAALMARSYLPSKVPEIVALWKKDLQKVNSKAAESLADPDEYPNLFEDWQIALNVEATVAPKRGIYPPAGEYLIHAERSNESLVEAFKNMHVHEEDDVHEEDDVHEEEVLTNENDTVHEVIEDDGAEESQEDAVEVDADGSTDGTIHVNGNDSEEQWVLTPDH